Proteins encoded together in one Vulcanisaeta thermophila window:
- a CDS encoding YkgJ family cysteine cluster protein has product MITIKLSFTAEFPRVRFQCTLCGECCRRYWIPVTHIDVARIARYTGLRPREFVALFPKDMAAQWDEPLIKLSNGEYYLILKKRLDGTCIFNKWVDGKLICSVHEVKPYVCRYYPFIYWLEGGVIKFEVYDKALNYCPGLNRGSYATFKVEVKSMPEVVKAKREFKEFVERWNNMVRSGAVRGTLEEFLNYLEETVSQLQLGQ; this is encoded by the coding sequence ATCATTACCATTAAGTTATCCTTCACCGCAGAATTCCCCAGGGTCAGGTTCCAATGCACACTCTGCGGTGAGTGTTGCCGTAGGTACTGGATACCAGTGACCCACATCGACGTGGCCAGGATAGCGCGGTACACGGGGCTCAGGCCCAGGGAATTCGTTGCGTTATTCCCCAAGGACATGGCGGCTCAGTGGGATGAACCGCTGATTAAATTAAGTAATGGTGAGTACTACCTAATCCTTAAGAAGAGGCTTGATGGAACCTGCATATTCAATAAGTGGGTCGACGGAAAACTAATATGTAGTGTCCATGAGGTTAAGCCCTACGTATGCAGGTACTACCCATTCATATACTGGCTAGAGGGTGGGGTAATCAAGTTCGAGGTCTACGACAAAGCCCTCAACTACTGCCCAGGACTCAACAGGGGGTCCTACGCAACCTTCAAGGTAGAGGTTAAGTCCATGCCTGAAGTCGTAAAGGCCAAGAGGGAGTTCAAGGAATTTGTTGAGAGGTGGAACAACATGGTGAGGTCGGGAGCCGTGAGAGGCACCCTGGAGGAATTCCTAAATTACCTAGAGGAGACGGTGAGCCAGTTACAATTGGGTCAATAA
- a CDS encoding HAD family hydrolase: protein MGHKPVEVYDSGVRLNRGIKAMIFDLDGTLVDTVDLHINSWIRTCEIMGMEVPSVDYVRSLMGMRALDIAARLCGQERAREALAIKNRVYESLITNVRPVSGAAEVLSSLKRRGYLVGVVTSSVRSIARKSLEAAGLLQYVDALVAGDEVSRGKPDPEPLLKLLSNLKLNVDDVVVVGDTLYDIMMGINAGVKLVILLKTRDLKSVDNVPVNVVIINSLTELLELIKQ from the coding sequence ATGGGTCATAAACCAGTTGAGGTTTATGATAGTGGCGTGCGATTGAACCGTGGAATAAAGGCCATGATCTTTGACTTGGATGGAACGTTAGTAGACACTGTGGATTTGCACATTAATTCCTGGATTAGGACATGCGAAATTATGGGTATGGAAGTACCCAGTGTGGATTACGTGCGTTCTCTCATGGGTATGAGGGCCCTAGACATAGCAGCAAGACTCTGTGGGCAGGAGAGGGCTAGGGAGGCACTGGCCATTAAGAATAGGGTTTATGAGTCATTAATAACCAATGTTAGACCAGTAAGTGGTGCTGCGGAGGTTCTAAGTTCATTAAAGAGACGTGGTTACCTAGTGGGTGTTGTGACATCGAGCGTTAGATCCATAGCACGTAAATCCTTAGAGGCAGCTGGGTTACTACAGTATGTGGATGCGCTGGTGGCTGGTGATGAGGTAAGCAGAGGTAAACCTGACCCGGAGCCTCTTTTAAAATTACTCAGTAATCTTAAACTGAATGTTGATGATGTCGTGGTAGTGGGCGATACGCTGTACGACATCATGATGGGGATAAACGCTGGGGTTAAGTTGGTAATCTTATTAAAGACTCGTGATCTCAAGTCGGTGGATAATGTGCCCGTGAATGTGGTGATAATTAATTCATTGACTGAATTACTTGAGCTAATTAAGCAATAA
- a CDS encoding TIGR00296 family protein translates to MFKPYTLDEGKLLVKLARDAVSQYLRTRRIMEPPKELPEKLLKDKYGVFTTIEVFMGRNKRGELRGCIGFPQAVYNVAMGVIRSAIAAAVEDPRFEPMSPEELDKVTFEVSILSPLELLEPGNPRDYLNKIVIGRHGIVIQRGYYSGLLLPQVPVEYCWDAMEFLNEGCVKAFLPPDCWLDEDTSVLIYEAQIFREVEPNGDVVERDLMEELKVCQNAHGNKS, encoded by the coding sequence ATGTTTAAGCCGTACACGCTGGATGAGGGTAAATTACTCGTTAAGTTAGCCAGAGATGCCGTGAGCCAGTACCTGAGGACTAGGAGAATAATGGAGCCGCCCAAGGAACTGCCCGAGAAACTCCTTAAGGATAAGTATGGAGTATTCACAACGATAGAAGTATTCATGGGTAGGAATAAGAGGGGCGAGTTGAGGGGTTGCATTGGGTTTCCGCAGGCGGTTTATAACGTGGCCATGGGCGTTATAAGGAGTGCCATAGCGGCGGCTGTGGAGGACCCTAGGTTCGAGCCCATGAGCCCCGAGGAGTTGGATAAGGTTACCTTTGAGGTATCCATACTAAGTCCCCTGGAGCTCCTTGAGCCAGGTAATCCAAGGGATTACCTTAATAAGATAGTTATTGGTAGGCATGGCATAGTGATACAGAGGGGTTATTACTCAGGTTTGCTTCTGCCCCAGGTCCCAGTGGAGTATTGCTGGGATGCCATGGAGTTCCTAAACGAGGGTTGTGTGAAGGCATTCCTACCCCCTGATTGCTGGTTGGATGAGGATACCTCGGTGCTCATTTACGAGGCCCAAATATTCAGGGAGGTGGAGCCCAATGGTGATGTTGTGGAGAGGGACTTAATGGAGGAGTTGAAGGTGTGCCAAAATGCCCATGGAAATAAGAGCTGA
- the psmA gene encoding archaeal proteasome endopeptidase complex subunit alpha yields the protein MFAPQVYGYDRAITIFSPEGELYQVRYAGEAVKRGWATLGIKCVDGVVLAAEKRKVSSLIDLDSIEKVYVVDEHVGIAASGLLSDARVLIEYARQEAQTHRLLYDEPIDVELLTKRISDLKQIYTQHGGVRPFGAALIIGGVDRHGPRLFQTDPGGIYFGFYAVAMGAESGRITEFLEKEYKYNMSLDDCIKLSIRALSLVLEAQEPDRLEIGVVDVKTRQFRKLTQDEVRKYLEAVKGEATKGQG from the coding sequence ATGTTCGCACCACAGGTATACGGTTATGATAGGGCCATAACCATATTCTCGCCAGAGGGGGAACTTTACCAGGTTAGGTATGCGGGCGAGGCCGTTAAACGTGGTTGGGCTACCCTGGGTATTAAGTGCGTTGATGGTGTGGTTCTAGCGGCTGAGAAGAGGAAGGTTAGCTCGCTAATCGACCTTGACAGTATTGAGAAGGTCTACGTGGTTGATGAGCACGTGGGCATCGCAGCCTCGGGACTCCTCTCAGACGCCAGGGTCTTAATAGAGTATGCCCGTCAGGAGGCACAGACGCACAGGCTTTTGTATGATGAGCCCATAGACGTGGAGTTACTAACCAAGAGGATCAGCGACCTTAAGCAGATCTACACGCAGCATGGTGGGGTTAGGCCCTTTGGCGCAGCCTTAATAATCGGTGGTGTGGATAGGCATGGGCCCAGGCTCTTCCAAACGGACCCAGGGGGCATCTACTTTGGGTTCTACGCCGTGGCCATGGGCGCCGAGTCGGGTAGGATTACGGAGTTCCTGGAGAAGGAGTATAAATACAACATGTCCCTTGACGACTGTATAAAACTATCCATAAGGGCACTAAGCCTAGTGCTGGAGGCCCAGGAGCCGGATAGGCTGGAGATAGGCGTTGTGGATGTGAAGACCAGGCAGTTTAGGAAGTTGACCCAGGATGAGGTTAGGAAGTACCTAGAGGCCGTAAAGGGGGAGGCCACTAAGGGGCAGGGTTAA
- a CDS encoding ATP:cob(I)alamin adenosyltransferase encodes MTNVFADCIKTDGLIKCPGDGGFSEVIVFGKHVRIRKDHPVIELMGSLDELEAWSEWALIRLNDRIFGVIAALTTAVNTYLATGDEAWLNNVRRVVLRSCNLDAKELGWFIPRDERTALLNILRVKAREAERVAVRLLSDESLPRDKVTNLITVLNQLNKYIAHMIYLSDEVKVLRSVRDKINLLINDAHSRKT; translated from the coding sequence ATGACCAATGTATTTGCCGACTGCATTAAGACTGATGGATTAATCAAATGCCCAGGCGATGGTGGATTTAGTGAAGTAATAGTATTTGGTAAGCATGTGAGGATTAGGAAGGACCACCCAGTCATTGAACTAATGGGGAGCCTAGACGAACTCGAGGCTTGGTCCGAGTGGGCCCTGATTAGGCTCAACGATAGGATATTCGGGGTCATAGCTGCATTAACAACCGCAGTCAATACATACCTAGCCACGGGCGATGAAGCATGGCTAAACAACGTCAGGAGGGTTGTGCTTAGATCCTGCAACCTGGATGCCAAGGAGCTTGGGTGGTTCATACCCAGGGATGAGAGGACAGCATTACTCAATATATTGAGAGTTAAGGCTAGGGAGGCTGAGAGGGTTGCCGTGAGGCTCCTGAGCGATGAATCCCTGCCTAGGGATAAGGTTACCAACTTAATAACGGTGCTTAACCAACTAAATAAGTACATAGCCCACATGATATACCTAAGCGATGAAGTCAAGGTGCTGAGGAGCGTTAGAGATAAGATAAACCTCCTCATTAATGACGCCCACTCGCGTAAGACATAA
- a CDS encoding slipin family protein, producing MYSLVLQVGTLIAMLVLAIFLLIIIIALLAYSIRIVPEYQRIVRLRLGKFNGVLGPGIVFIIPIIDRPIVIDLRVLSIDLSSQRALTKDNVEVTIDAAVYMRVLDAAKAVLSVADYKAATATLGAAVLRDVIGMVDLDTLLTQREEVARKIASIIDEHVSPWGVKVTAVAIKDIKLPDTLVRAMAAQAEAERMRRAKVILAQADFEASQMYLKAAETYAKNSISLTLRQLDTLLEVAKEHNLILVVPSSLEVTALSSIAAAALKRSQEGSGSS from the coding sequence ATGTATTCATTAGTACTGCAGGTGGGGACTTTAATTGCTATGTTGGTGCTTGCCATATTCCTACTGATAATAATCATAGCCCTCCTCGCCTACTCCATAAGGATAGTGCCTGAGTACCAAAGAATAGTTAGGCTGAGGCTTGGTAAATTCAATGGGGTCTTAGGGCCGGGTATTGTGTTCATAATACCCATAATCGATAGGCCCATAGTGATAGACCTAAGGGTCCTGTCCATAGACCTATCGAGTCAAAGGGCCTTAACTAAGGATAATGTTGAGGTCACGATAGACGCCGCAGTGTACATGAGGGTTTTAGACGCGGCTAAGGCCGTACTGTCAGTGGCGGATTACAAGGCAGCTACTGCTACCCTGGGCGCCGCTGTGCTTAGGGATGTCATTGGCATGGTAGACCTGGACACATTACTCACGCAGAGGGAGGAGGTGGCTAGGAAAATTGCGTCAATAATTGATGAGCATGTTAGCCCATGGGGTGTTAAGGTGACGGCGGTTGCCATAAAGGACATTAAGCTCCCGGATACCCTGGTGAGGGCCATGGCTGCCCAGGCAGAGGCTGAGAGGATGAGGAGGGCTAAGGTCATACTGGCACAGGCGGATTTTGAAGCGTCCCAAATGTACCTTAAGGCTGCCGAGACGTATGCTAAGAACTCCATATCATTAACCCTTAGGCAGTTGGATACCTTATTGGAGGTTGCTAAGGAGCACAACCTAATACTCGTGGTTCCAAGTTCGCTCGAGGTCACGGCTCTATCGTCAATAGCAGCAGCGGCACTTAAGCGTTCGCAGGAGGGTTCGGGATCGTCATGA
- a CDS encoding phosphoglycolate phosphatase, which produces MRIRPSLILLDVDGTLTRDRSTEALDPEALEAVQEAAVKYKMGIVTGNALIVAQALRRYIGLPRGSPVIAENGCLIDYEGNVEELCEDLGLKGVAYELMKYIPGLRPTYQFNYRKFDITLWYPGDANELISKVVSKLSEMGLKDKVRVSHSGYALHLQPMGSSKAIAIKHLCSLMGINCGDVVYIGDSDTDLEVMDVVGWGVAVGNAVEELRRRARIVLRNPSGKGVAEFVREYLE; this is translated from the coding sequence GTGAGGATAAGGCCCTCGTTAATCCTCCTTGATGTTGATGGGACCCTAACCAGGGATAGGAGTACGGAGGCGCTGGACCCCGAAGCCCTGGAGGCGGTGCAGGAGGCAGCGGTTAAGTACAAGATGGGTATTGTTACGGGTAATGCCCTCATAGTGGCCCAGGCACTTAGGAGGTATATTGGGCTTCCCCGCGGCTCCCCAGTGATTGCCGAGAATGGGTGCTTAATTGATTATGAGGGTAATGTTGAGGAGTTATGTGAGGACCTGGGTCTCAAGGGTGTGGCTTATGAGTTGATGAAGTACATACCGGGCCTAAGGCCCACTTATCAATTTAATTATAGGAAGTTCGACATAACACTATGGTACCCTGGGGATGCCAATGAGTTGATTAGTAAGGTTGTTAGTAAGTTGAGTGAGATGGGACTTAAAGATAAGGTGAGGGTGTCCCACAGCGGCTACGCGCTACACTTACAGCCAATGGGCTCCAGTAAGGCCATTGCCATTAAGCACCTCTGCTCATTAATGGGCATTAACTGTGGGGATGTGGTCTACATTGGTGATAGTGATACGGATCTCGAGGTCATGGACGTGGTGGGTTGGGGGGTTGCTGTGGGTAATGCGGTTGAGGAGCTTAGGAGGAGGGCTAGGATAGTGCTCAGAAACCCCAGTGGTAAGGGTGTGGCTGAGTTCGTTAGGGAATACCTCGAGTGA
- a CDS encoding methyltransferase domain-containing protein yields MKIAISVSNGYVAGPGEGDEVWIVEVNNDGTYRIVERYENPALYAERLRGIHMLRSALERGVNAVILSEVGPPGFRWAVSNGLSIYIFEGRVEDAINAFIKGELRRAEAPTHGGHHHHGGHHHAVMVGEGEYDFLKPFVAQGIVIADLGCGPGYYCRFFRDYASRLYCVDIDEGALEEASRVVGGYDNVVLLNEDITHTSIPTGSVDLAFMSNVFHDIEDKEGVVREVRRILKGGGRLIIVEFKPSVLFGPPFKLSPDEVRAYFRDGFVEEQYLEVSQYHYALVFKRVG; encoded by the coding sequence ATGAAAATCGCAATATCCGTGAGTAATGGCTATGTGGCGGGGCCAGGCGAGGGTGATGAGGTTTGGATTGTGGAGGTTAATAATGACGGTACGTACAGGATCGTGGAGAGGTACGAAAACCCCGCACTCTACGCCGAGAGGCTCAGGGGTATTCACATGCTTAGGAGTGCCCTGGAGCGTGGCGTAAATGCCGTAATCCTCAGCGAGGTGGGGCCACCTGGTTTTAGGTGGGCCGTAAGTAATGGATTGAGCATCTACATATTCGAGGGTAGGGTTGAGGATGCTATCAACGCGTTCATAAAGGGTGAGCTTAGGAGGGCCGAGGCACCCACACACGGCGGTCATCACCACCACGGTGGTCACCACCACGCTGTGATGGTTGGTGAGGGTGAGTACGACTTCCTAAAGCCCTTTGTTGCCCAGGGCATAGTCATTGCGGACCTGGGATGCGGCCCTGGCTATTACTGCCGCTTCTTTAGGGACTACGCATCGAGGCTCTACTGCGTTGATATTGATGAGGGGGCTTTGGAGGAGGCCAGTAGGGTTGTTGGGGGTTATGATAATGTGGTATTGTTGAATGAGGATATTACGCATACCTCAATACCCACGGGCTCCGTTGACCTGGCATTCATGTCCAATGTGTTCCATGACATTGAGGATAAGGAGGGGGTTGTTAGGGAGGTTCGTAGGATACTAAAGGGCGGTGGTAGGTTAATAATCGTTGAGTTTAAGCCTAGCGTGCTCTTTGGGCCACCCTTTAAATTGAGCCCTGATGAGGTTAGGGCTTACTTCAGGGATGGTTTTGTGGAGGAGCAGTACCTTGAGGTTTCACAGTATCACTATGCGCTTGTATTTAAGAGGGTTGGTTGA
- a CDS encoding DUF1614 domain-containing protein, with protein sequence MSVNYRIRPSIGLRFSIPLSTFLFIALLLMAPFILFILMVLINIGLNPIIAFTITVISIITSPLNIVIAEVTYYPLFTGPFKLPLLPFYRILFGDDRLFIELNVGGGLIPIIISIYLIINYLIQNYQVLTVFLISLALASIIINSRSRIVQGVGVGVPSALPILITLVFTLIATVILRANPLAFSYSLGALSTLIGADLMNLRKVIHLMRGHVSIGGAGVFDGIYLTSLLSLILASIYKVLLLP encoded by the coding sequence ATGTCGGTTAATTATAGAATAAGGCCCAGTATTGGGCTTAGATTCTCAATACCACTGAGTACCTTCCTATTCATAGCCCTTCTCCTAATGGCACCCTTCATACTCTTCATACTCATGGTCTTAATAAACATTGGATTGAACCCCATAATCGCCTTTACAATCACGGTCATATCCATAATAACCAGCCCACTCAATATAGTGATTGCCGAGGTCACCTATTACCCATTATTCACAGGGCCCTTTAAACTACCCCTTTTACCATTTTACCGAATTCTATTTGGCGATGATAGGTTATTCATTGAGTTGAACGTGGGTGGTGGATTAATACCAATTATCATCTCAATATACCTAATAATTAATTACTTAATTCAAAACTACCAAGTGCTAACGGTGTTCCTAATCTCCCTGGCCCTGGCCTCCATCATAATAAATAGTCGCTCGAGAATTGTGCAGGGAGTTGGTGTGGGAGTCCCCAGTGCCTTACCCATTTTAATAACCCTGGTATTCACGTTAATAGCCACGGTAATCCTCAGGGCGAATCCACTGGCATTTTCGTACAGTTTAGGTGCCCTGTCCACATTAATAGGGGCGGATTTAATGAACCTTAGAAAGGTTATCCACCTAATGAGGGGGCACGTAAGTATTGGGGGCGCCGGTGTGTTTGATGGTATATACTTAACAAGCCTTCTATCTCTAATACTAGCATCCATATACAAGGTACTACTCCTACCCTAG
- a CDS encoding B12-binding domain-containing radical SAM protein, with translation MVLPKYDVVLTTDRSMMSNYHGKEFLGFVTTGPVFVSFGPFAKLSEWFHEFIAAPKMKTDRYGRPYQAPYGMRKIEAALLDAGINAAIIDPDHVHKYIPTAKVLMLSHHDYFGLNPPSSTWSAIVGREPLNAYLFRKFMMRIRPYVMEAKERNGLKVVVGGPSAWQWLYLPELMSFFGVDVVFDGEGEKLVVDLVKRILNNEPVPRYVYVGVNDVPSIDEIPTIKYPAVNGFVEIGRGCPRGCAFCSVTLRPLRWYPLDKIEEELKLHVRHGVVHGLIHSDDVPLYGSVGVELNPDKLIKLHQLVKRYYLTMAWSHTTLGSVLNAEKRYNKLASKIAEIIEDEHQEWWGAQVGLETGSRRLARSIMPGKAAPFKIEDWWDVVEESLAIMHEIKLIPALTVIVGLPGETADDVMETIELLDRIKPYRSLVVPMFYVPMNHIRAEKDGWIVKYNLIPEHIELLKKMFEHSVYWAKDIVNHFYLKGPQYWPVRAAVNYFISYVEKRVRKLYDRLDEIAAEIKVRRLESKVEAPKLMELITSKNL, from the coding sequence ATGGTATTGCCAAAGTACGACGTGGTATTAACCACAGATCGTTCAATGATGAGTAATTACCATGGTAAGGAGTTCCTGGGCTTCGTAACCACAGGCCCAGTTTTCGTGAGCTTTGGCCCCTTTGCAAAACTTAGTGAGTGGTTTCACGAGTTCATAGCTGCGCCGAAAATGAAGACTGACAGGTACGGTAGACCGTACCAGGCGCCCTATGGTATGAGGAAGATAGAGGCCGCATTACTTGATGCTGGTATTAACGCCGCAATCATAGACCCAGACCACGTGCATAAGTACATACCCACCGCTAAGGTGCTAATGCTCAGTCACCATGATTACTTCGGGCTTAACCCACCATCATCCACGTGGTCCGCCATCGTGGGTAGGGAGCCGCTGAATGCCTACTTATTCAGGAAGTTCATGATGAGGATAAGGCCCTACGTGATGGAGGCCAAGGAGAGGAACGGCCTCAAGGTGGTGGTTGGTGGGCCCTCAGCGTGGCAGTGGCTTTACCTACCCGAGCTCATGTCCTTCTTCGGAGTTGACGTGGTCTTTGATGGCGAGGGTGAGAAACTGGTTGTGGATTTGGTAAAGAGGATTTTGAATAATGAGCCCGTGCCCAGGTACGTGTACGTGGGTGTTAATGACGTGCCCAGCATTGATGAGATACCCACGATAAAGTACCCCGCGGTTAATGGTTTTGTGGAGATTGGTAGGGGATGCCCAAGGGGCTGCGCCTTCTGCTCAGTAACCCTTAGGCCCCTTAGGTGGTACCCACTGGATAAGATTGAGGAGGAGTTGAAGCTACACGTGAGGCATGGGGTAGTCCACGGCCTGATACACTCAGACGATGTGCCACTCTACGGCTCGGTTGGTGTTGAGTTAAACCCTGACAAGTTGATAAAGCTTCACCAACTGGTTAAGCGTTACTACCTAACCATGGCGTGGAGCCACACAACCCTGGGCTCCGTATTAAATGCTGAGAAGAGGTATAATAAACTGGCCAGTAAGATTGCCGAGATAATAGAGGATGAGCACCAGGAATGGTGGGGTGCGCAAGTGGGCTTGGAAACGGGGTCCAGGAGGCTCGCTAGATCCATAATGCCTGGTAAGGCGGCGCCATTTAAGATTGAGGATTGGTGGGACGTGGTTGAGGAGAGCCTGGCGATTATGCATGAGATAAAGTTAATACCCGCGTTAACAGTTATAGTGGGCTTACCAGGGGAGACGGCTGATGATGTGATGGAGACAATAGAGCTCCTCGACAGGATAAAGCCCTACAGGAGCCTGGTGGTTCCCATGTTCTACGTGCCCATGAACCACATTAGGGCTGAGAAGGATGGGTGGATAGTCAAGTATAACCTAATACCGGAGCATATTGAGTTGCTTAAGAAGATGTTCGAGCACAGTGTTTACTGGGCCAAGGATATTGTTAATCACTTCTACCTAAAGGGCCCGCAGTACTGGCCCGTGAGGGCTGCGGTCAATTACTTCATAAGCTATGTGGAGAAGAGAGTTAGGAAGCTTTATGATAGGCTTGATGAGATAGCTGCCGAGATTAAGGTCAGGAGGTTGGAGAGTAAGGTGGAGGCGCCCAAGTTGATGGAATTAATAACATCTAAAAACCTATAG
- a CDS encoding NfeD family protein, protein MTRTVIKLVTQLATLVFMVTVLGFSIPLHASLSVSVNSTYIIHEVYIFKLNGEITGITYNELQDALTLAESTPNSALLIILQTPGGELDATLNIVSAIEGADILVIGYVYPEGSYAWSAGTLVLLSTTIAAMAPSTVIGSCQPVEINPITGQEVFVNESKILNAVSEYFVEVAKFRGRNATFAHDCVFYNINLGPAEALKYGVINFVATDITELLNKINGTDINGVKYYVVNPVITYYQPGLGYQVYELLSSSIIQGILEGLGLLLFIVGLSTAHYYLAGIGVLLLIIPLLSGLPINWLGLALLIIGLAAIAIDVHIGFSTHAILFILGVILAVIGIILLQPAYTPEGWLISANQITARAVLYVILSFSVALGLFILSRVISTIRTRPISERLYWPINEVGIAIDDIKKGGVGYVRVRGEYWRAKALDDVARGSSVVVVGIEGDLLIIKPVG, encoded by the coding sequence ATGACACGTACGGTAATTAAATTAGTTACGCAATTGGCGACGCTCGTATTCATGGTAACTGTACTGGGGTTCTCCATACCACTACACGCATCATTAAGTGTAAGCGTGAATAGTACCTATATTATTCATGAAGTGTATATCTTTAAGTTAAATGGCGAGATCACAGGTATTACATATAATGAACTTCAGGACGCACTCACACTTGCTGAGTCAACGCCGAACTCGGCATTATTAATAATTCTACAGACGCCAGGTGGTGAGTTAGATGCTACACTTAATATAGTCTCCGCGATAGAGGGTGCTGACATACTGGTCATTGGTTACGTATACCCAGAGGGGTCCTACGCGTGGTCAGCGGGCACGTTGGTGCTCCTCTCGACTACCATAGCAGCCATGGCGCCGAGCACGGTTATTGGTTCCTGCCAGCCTGTGGAGATAAACCCAATAACTGGCCAGGAGGTATTTGTTAATGAAAGCAAGATATTAAATGCAGTGAGTGAGTACTTCGTGGAGGTGGCTAAATTCAGGGGTAGAAATGCCACGTTTGCTCATGACTGTGTATTTTACAATATAAACCTCGGTCCTGCCGAGGCCCTTAAATACGGTGTTATAAACTTCGTAGCCACTGATATAACGGAGTTACTCAACAAGATAAATGGCACGGACATAAATGGGGTTAAATACTATGTCGTTAATCCTGTGATTACGTACTACCAACCAGGGCTTGGTTATCAAGTATACGAACTTCTAAGTAGTTCCATAATACAGGGTATACTAGAGGGTTTAGGCCTGTTACTCTTTATTGTGGGGCTTTCCACGGCTCATTACTACCTGGCCGGTATTGGCGTGTTGTTACTAATCATTCCATTATTGAGTGGGTTGCCCATTAATTGGCTTGGTTTAGCATTATTAATAATAGGTCTAGCGGCTATAGCAATTGATGTGCACATAGGCTTCTCAACGCATGCAATTCTGTTTATCCTAGGGGTTATACTAGCAGTTATAGGTATAATATTACTACAGCCAGCATATACACCAGAGGGTTGGTTAATCTCGGCAAATCAGATTACGGCTAGGGCTGTACTTTATGTCATTCTATCGTTCTCAGTAGCCCTTGGCTTATTCATTCTATCCAGGGTTATATCCACAATAAGGACAAGACCCATTTCAGAAAGGCTTTACTGGCCCATTAATGAGGTGGGCATTGCTATTGATGATATTAAAAAGGGCGGGGTTGGTTATGTTAGGGTTAGGGGTGAGTATTGGAGGGCTAAGGCCCTTGATGATGTGGCCAGGGGATCCAGCGTGGTTGTTGTTGGTATTGAGGGTGATTTACTAATCATTAAACCAGTGGGTTAA
- a CDS encoding PHP domain-containing protein, with product MPMEIRADLHTHTQYSDGEGEPRDNIKYALARGLNAVAITDHNTFRGALAAREYIRGNAVDEIMLIIGNEVRTDKGDVLLLCIDYPGTDQVPTNVQLLIDWAHSNNCIVIPAHPFDALRHGIGMDISRYKWDAIEVFNAGASPMANKRALNISRKMGIPGIANSDAHIPELVGVAYTRVYVDDPSPEGLFKAIINGNVSISTGYPGPSLILKRLSWSLRRRLRLLL from the coding sequence ATGCCCATGGAAATAAGAGCTGATTTACATACACATACTCAGTATAGTGACGGTGAGGGTGAACCAAGGGATAATATCAAGTACGCATTGGCAAGGGGATTAAACGCGGTGGCAATAACAGACCACAATACCTTCAGGGGCGCGTTGGCGGCTAGGGAGTACATTAGGGGCAACGCCGTGGATGAGATAATGCTCATAATCGGTAATGAGGTGAGGACTGATAAGGGTGACGTCCTACTCCTCTGTATTGATTATCCAGGTACCGATCAGGTGCCCACTAACGTTCAATTACTAATAGACTGGGCCCACTCAAACAACTGCATAGTAATACCCGCACACCCCTTCGACGCATTAAGGCATGGGATTGGCATGGATATTTCGAGGTATAAATGGGATGCCATTGAAGTATTTAATGCAGGTGCCTCCCCAATGGCGAATAAACGGGCACTTAACATAAGCCGTAAAATGGGGATACCAGGGATTGCAAATAGTGATGCGCACATACCTGAGCTTGTGGGTGTGGCCTATACGAGGGTATACGTGGACGACCCAAGCCCGGAGGGCTTATTCAAGGCAATAATCAATGGAAATGTATCCATAAGCACTGGGTATCCGGGGCCTAGTTTAATTCTCAAGAGGCTTTCCTGGTCCCTTAGGCGCAGGTTGAGGCTTTTATTGTGA